From the genome of Lotus japonicus ecotype B-129 chromosome 6, LjGifu_v1.2, one region includes:
- the LOC130725565 gene encoding uncharacterized protein LOC130725565: MGWGGVLRDSQGNWMLGFHGYQAGGNALLEEAYALKYSLQLVWDKEYKKVICNVDCRDLLQVLQDKESIIFFPILDDILKLLGKRWSMTVSSIGRECNKPANWLAKRGDSSLFNAWCLMKDPPKNLRFSYSRIA; this comes from the coding sequence ATGGGATGGGGCGGTGTGCTTCGCGACTCGCAAGGAAATTGGATGCTTGGGTTCCATGGTTATCAAGCGGGAGGAAATGCCCTGTTAGAAGAAGCTTATGCTCTAAAGTATAGCCTGCAATTGGTGTGGGACAAAGAATACAAGAAGGTAATTTGTAATGTGGATTGCAGAGATCTTCTTCAAGTCTTGCAAGATAAGGAAAGCATAATTTTCTTCCCCATTCTGGATGATATCCTTAAGCTGTTGGGGAAAAGGTGGTCGATGACAGTAAGTAGTATTGGTCGAGAGTGCAACAAACCGGCAAATTGGTTGGCAAAGAGAGGGGATTCGTCTCTGTTTAATGCCTGGTGCCTGATGAAGGATCCACCTAAGAATTTGAGATTCTCATATTCAAGGATCGCTTAG
- the LOC130725567 gene encoding F-box/kelch-repeat protein At3g06240-like, which produces MKPTLFTFFHGVHGFGVNPITNDFKVVNIVVDSKIWDRSDRKLIGQVYSLRSESWKVVNASVLAYFIYKSMFNAYLNRVYHWLAISFLRDHVEFVLCFDMSDDVFWKMNLPQFPSQEENNELCVSNHNVVVLNDRIGYVREYTMPFEIQFDIWVMNDYGVEGSWVRMFNIARGTGLGKILEIWKDDNIDEIVVLGGEEHHPLVLYKIGQQQVVKEFNVRL; this is translated from the coding sequence ATGAAACCCACGCTCTTTACCTTCTTCCATGGGGTCCACGGGTTCGGTGTCAATCCCATAACAAATGACTTCAAGGTCGTAAACATTGTAGTGGATTCAAAGATTTGGGATAGAAGTGATAGAAAGCTCATTGGTCAGGTATATAGCCTACGTTCTGAATCATGGAAAGTGGTTAATGCTAGTGTCCTTGCTTATTTCATATATAAATCCATGTTTAATGCTTATCTGAATAGGGTTTATCATTGGTTAGCCATATCTTTTCTACGTGATCATGTCGAATTTGTGCTATGTTTTGACATGAGTGATGATGTGTTTTGGAAAATGAACCTACCCCAATTTCCGTCTCAGGAGGAGAATAACGAATTGTGCGTATCCAATCATAATGTTGTTGTTTTGAATGATCGTATTGGTTATGTTAGGGAGTACACCATGCCTTTTGAAATTCAGTTTGATATTTGGGTGATGAATGACTATGGGGTGGAAGGTTCCTGGGTGAGAATGTTTAACATTGCGCGTGGAACCGGTCTGGGAAAGATTTTGGAGATTTGGAAAGATGATAATATTGATGAAATTGTTGTGCTGGGAGGGGAAGAACATCATCCATTGGTTTTGTACAAGATTGGTCAACAACAGGTGGTGAAAGAGTTTAATGTTCGCTTATGA
- the LOC130725568 gene encoding F-box/kelch-repeat protein At3g06240-like: MRHAHNTFFHVAHGFGFDPKTNDYKVVNIVVGAYFFLKEYEKLSVQVYNLRFDSWKEVNVGVLARYIAKSMFNAYLNGAYHWLAESDNVEFVLCFDMSDDVFWKMNLPQVISQEDNNKFYIRHSNIVVLNDRVGYVREHIRSEFHFEIWMMNDYGVEGSWVRIFNLARGPCPEILLEFWNKYDEDIFVLGGDEYQPLVLHKIGKQEVVKEFPLRLGIENRAFKYVESLVPLSGLVHEEA; encoded by the coding sequence ATGAGACATGCACACAATACCTTCTTCCATGTGGCACACGGGTTCGGTTTCGATCCCAAAACAAACGACTACAAGGTTGTGAACATTGTAGTGGGTGCATATTTTTTCTTGAAGGAATATGAAAAGCTCAGTGTTCAAGTGTACAACCTTCGTTTCGATTCATGGAAAGAGGTTAATGTTGGTGTCCTTGCTAGATACATAGCTAAGTCCATGTTTAATGCTTATCTGAATGGAGCTTATCATTGGTTAGCTGAATCTGATAATGTTGAATTTGTGCTATGTTTTGACATGAGTGATGATGTGTTTTGGAAAATGAACCTTCCCCAAGTTATATCTCAGGAGGATAACAACAAATTTTACATTAGGCATTCAAATATTGTTGTATTGAATGATCGTGTTGGTTATGTTAGGGAGCACATACGTTCTGAATTTCATTTTGAGATTTGGATGATGAATGATTATGGCGTGGAAGGTTCTTGGGTGAGAATATTTAACCTTGCCCGTGGACCTTGTCCTGAAATTCTTTTGGAGTTCTGGAATAAATACgatgaagatatttttgtacTAGGAGGAGATGAGTATCAACCGTTGGTTTTGCACAAGATTGGTAAACAAGAGGTGGTGAAAGAGTTTCCTCTTCGCTTAGGAATTGAGAATCGTGCTTTTAAATATGTGGAAAGTCTTGTTCCTCTATCTGGTTTGGTTCATGAGGAAGCTTGA
- the LOC130725570 gene encoding putative F-box protein At1g50870, which produces MIEIEEMAKEHIPEELVMKIFVRLPVKSVLRFRTLNKSYNALTRETSFITKHLYHSIEKAKSKPNFLIFHQTNKLVNSTVSEDEQSQPHTIDLNPPFISIHVKNIGACSYFNGIIYLELFGIPLRPNPKILWNPATREVRFLPLLPPMKPTLFTFFHGVHGFGVNPRTNDFKVINIVVDAEIWDGSDRKLIGQFIIG; this is translated from the exons ATGATAGAGATTGAAGAAATGGCTAAAGAACATATACCAGAAGAGTTAGTGATGAAAATCTTTGTTAGGCTCCCAGTAAAGTCTGTACTGCGATTCCGAACCTTAAACAAATCCTACAATGCTCTCACTAGAGAAACCAGTTTCATCACTAAACATCTTTATCACTCCATTGAAAAGGCAAAAAGCAAGCCTAACTTTCTGATCTTTCACCAAACAAACAAGCTTGTCAATTCAACAGTCTCTGAAGATGAACAATCACAACCCCATACAATTGATCTGAATCCACCATTCATCTCAATACATGTAAAAAACATCGGAGCCTGCTCTTATTTCAATGGCATCATCTACCTTGAACTGTTTGGTATTCCTCTTAGACCCAATCCAAAGATTCTCTGGAATCCAGCCACCAGAGAAGTAAGGTTTCTACCTTTGCTTCCTCCAATGAAACCCACGCTCTTTACCTTCTTCCATGGGGTACACGGGTTCGGTGTCAACCCCAGAACAAATGACTTCAAGGTCATAAACATTGTAGTGGATGCAGAGATTTGGGATGGAAGTGATAGAAAGCTCATTGGTCAG TTTATCATTGGTTAG